In a genomic window of Candidatus Acidiferrales bacterium:
- a CDS encoding proline--tRNA ligase produces the protein MRWSQLFIPTLREAPAEAEAASHRLLLRAGYIRQLGAGIYSFLFLGWRSALRITQIIREEMDRIGGQEFFLPALNPADIWQETGRWEQFGETMFKFKDRAGRDICLGVTHEEVMTDIARRELRSYRQLPQIWYQIQTKFRDEARPKSGLMRLRQFIMKDSYSFDLDEAGLDVSYRKHYDAYCAIYDRCGLKYKVVEAHSGAMGGAVSHEFMVISDAGEDQVAICECGYAANLEKAKSLLPPVTDNEAALSPEEFSTPNIKTIEELAAFTRTGPEYMAKSLVYMVESKPLLVQIRGDHQLNDAKLTDALRGVLWRPAHPDEIRQYFGAGAGSIGAVGVRGIRILADEALRGRKNLLTGANRDHFHLRNVTPGEDFEAEFADLRTVQTGEICTQCQKKKLTVAKAIEVGHIFKLGRRYCEAMGAKVLDAAGKEITMVMGSYGIGVERILTAAVEQNCDEEGMFLPRVIAPFEVVITPVNYSEREHRDTAEEIYREMLRAGVDALYDDRDERPGVKFKDADLIGVPYRVTVGKKVKEGKVEIRDRSTRQTTDVRISEVTKRLRSEFFR, from the coding sequence ATGCGGTGGAGCCAGCTCTTCATTCCCACGCTGCGAGAAGCTCCGGCTGAGGCTGAAGCCGCGAGCCACAGGCTGCTTCTCCGCGCCGGCTACATCCGCCAGCTTGGCGCCGGCATTTATTCCTTCCTTTTTCTCGGCTGGCGTTCGGCGCTGAGAATCACCCAGATCATCCGTGAAGAGATGGACCGGATCGGCGGCCAGGAATTTTTCCTTCCCGCGCTCAACCCGGCGGATATCTGGCAGGAAACAGGCCGGTGGGAGCAATTCGGCGAAACCATGTTCAAATTCAAGGATCGAGCCGGCCGTGACATTTGTCTCGGCGTCACTCACGAAGAGGTGATGACGGACATCGCCCGCCGCGAATTGCGCAGTTATCGCCAGCTTCCCCAGATCTGGTATCAGATCCAAACGAAATTCCGCGACGAAGCCCGGCCCAAGTCGGGATTGATGCGCCTGCGCCAGTTCATCATGAAGGATTCCTACTCCTTTGACCTGGATGAAGCTGGGCTCGACGTGAGCTACCGGAAGCATTATGACGCTTATTGCGCCATCTACGATCGCTGCGGGCTCAAATACAAGGTTGTAGAAGCTCATTCCGGCGCCATGGGCGGTGCGGTCTCGCACGAGTTCATGGTCATATCGGATGCCGGAGAAGATCAAGTTGCGATCTGCGAATGCGGTTACGCGGCCAACTTGGAAAAGGCGAAATCGCTCCTGCCGCCCGTAACGGACAATGAAGCGGCGCTTTCCCCGGAAGAATTTTCGACCCCTAACATCAAGACTATCGAAGAGCTGGCGGCCTTCACACGCACCGGGCCGGAGTACATGGCAAAGTCTTTGGTCTATATGGTCGAAAGCAAGCCGCTGCTCGTCCAAATTCGCGGCGACCACCAGCTCAACGACGCGAAACTCACCGATGCTCTCCGAGGGGTGCTTTGGCGGCCAGCGCATCCGGATGAAATCCGGCAATACTTTGGCGCAGGGGCGGGTTCGATCGGCGCCGTGGGCGTCAGGGGAATACGCATCCTGGCCGACGAGGCCTTGCGCGGGCGAAAAAATCTGCTGACCGGCGCGAACCGGGATCACTTTCATCTTCGCAACGTCACTCCCGGCGAGGACTTCGAGGCCGAATTCGCCGATTTACGCACAGTTCAAACCGGGGAAATCTGTACTCAGTGCCAGAAGAAGAAACTCACGGTGGCCAAAGCGATTGAAGTGGGGCACATCTTCAAGTTGGGCCGGCGATATTGCGAGGCGATGGGAGCCAAGGTGCTGGATGCGGCCGGTAAAGAAATCACCATGGTCATGGGCAGCTACGGCATCGGAGTGGAGCGCATCCTGACGGCAGCGGTGGAACAGAACTGCGATGAAGAGGGAATGTTCCTGCCGCGGGTCATTGCTCCCTTCGAAGTTGTGATCACGCCGGTGAATTATTCGGAACGCGAGCACCGCGATACAGCCGAGGAGATCTACCGGGAAATGCTTCGTGCCGGCGTGGATGCCCTCTACGACGATCGCGACGAGCGGCCCGGCGTGAAGTTCAAAGATGCTGACCTGATTGGCGTGCCCTATCGCGTGACCGTAGGGAAAAAGGTGAAGGAGGGCAAAGTCGAAATCCGGGATCGCTCGACACGCCAGACTACCGATGTTAGAATCAGCGAGGTCACAAAGCGGCTGAGAAGCGAGTTTTTCCGTTGA